In Trichoderma atroviride chromosome 2, complete sequence, one DNA window encodes the following:
- a CDS encoding uncharacterized protein (EggNog:ENOG41), whose product MNESSVLQDLFEPNEEKSHDDVPALGLPIYDMGDLGDLALLKAALDGEQEMAIDEAEAEASEMPLDDSRDPTPDFTIQIDSDTDTSSSEMQVDVAPATRIEVAIPELSAERRIEYSAVHSMVVERLAACREYRNDYIEYDLEFTDGRIQTVRLEQSVYPHLEYRSRILRATVPLG is encoded by the coding sequence ATGAACGAATCAAGTGTCCTCCAAGACCTGTTTGAGCCgaacgaggagaagagccatGACGATGTTCCCGCACTAGGCCTTCCGATCTACGATATGGGCGACCTGGGCGATCTTGCGCTGCTAAAGGCGGCGTTGGATGGAGAACAAGAGATGGCTATtgatgaggctgaggctgaggctaGCGAGATGCCCTTGGACGACAGCCGCGATCCGACGCCCGATTTTACAATTCAAATCGACTCCGATACAGATACGTCGAGTAGCGAAATGCAGGTGGATGTTGCGCCGGCAACGCGGATTGAAGTCGCGATTCCAGAACTCTCTGCCGAGAGACGAATTGAGTACTCGGCAGTACATAGCATGGTCGTCGAACGGCTTGCGGCCTGTCGCGAATATCGCAACGACTACATCGAGTACGATTTAGAGTTTACAGACGGCAGAATCCAGACGGTACGTTTAGAGCAATCTGTCTATCCACACCTTGAGTATCGCTCTCGAATTCTCAGAGCTACAGTCCCCTTGGGTTGA
- a CDS encoding uncharacterized protein (EggNog:ENOG41) produces MVEPARHSHRKRPLGKKKNFVKRMAVSTQLPPVSPELINNSDNVLFRCTTCHRGWHQEHLQSSGDDSVGTDIKPERLKDYSPDWQCNDCSSVESKIHRLVAWRPYTQQTPLPAYEDVSEDQREYLVKWHEASFAHCSWVSGSWLFGVAAGTMRTSFAKRAAEQNLLKFSSDEAIPDEFITPDLIFDVKLASSGSRNRSKEEDLANISQVKSILVKFHGLGYDDVVWDSPPSQDKPRLYSAFVEAYRGYIEGKHFRNEPSSKIRERIREYKNSPFKEVDTQPVGLKRGKLMGYQIEGLNWLLQNFHQSRSIVLADEMGLGKTVQVVGLVTSLIQDTPRCWPFLIVVPNATCSNWRREFKQWAPGVRVVAYYGGREPQDIAYKYELFPNGNTEMKAQVVIMSYDSAQDPRTVSLFKSANWAGLVVDEGQRLKNDQNLLYTALKSMKIPFRLLLTGTPLQNNKRELFNLLQFIDEKQNAEKLDEEYAILDKDTLPKLHEKIRPYFLRRTKLGVLKFLPPMAQIILPVTMTVIQEKLSKSIMAKNPQLIRAVFANSKMNAKDRGSLNNILMQLRKCLCHPFMYSEAIEERHHDPMVLHRNLVEASAKLLLLEIMLPKLKERGHRVLIFSQFLQQLDIIEDFLNGVGYGYRRLDGSISSLEKQRRIDAFNEPGSELFAFLLSTRAGGVGINLATADTVIIMDPDFNPHQDIQALSRAHRIGQKNKVLCFQLMTKDSVEERIMEIGRKKMALDHALIESMDDEELEGADLESILKHGAQALFDEGYEKTAIQYDSASVDKLLDRSQMEKTAANDDNSAESQFNFARVWANDKGGFEERTDTGEELAPEPISSSVWDRILAEREEEARREAEANKEVLGRGARRRMAVNYGAKGTEQFVAGDVGADSSDSSDDFDVANAPEESDDDVDLDASTGAEREVEFLSMQKVGSKKGRGLAFATQPLMTTQPLMNVPPAAPIPGVGAPIQMQMGPRKRGRPRKSLVDPNGNVINNGPAIKHGPAIKQSATPALAYKTGYGNGSEVTGEEARRQQTRQHYEQYIAYRGRGPPIQAQAQTQTQAPTGFEYVSRLTSEAQVRVALDYVAHTQGNVSMKERHIAALFHRLEEVRIQGGIAQS; encoded by the exons ATGGTCGAGCCTGCGCGCCATTCTCACAGAAAAAGACCGCtcggcaagaagaaaaacttcGTGAAGAGAATGGCGGTATCGACCCAGTTACCCCCCGTCTCTCCTGAACTTATCAATAACTCTGATAATGTTCTTTTTCGGTGCACTACTTGTCATCGAGGCTGGCATCAAGAGCATCTGCAATCCTCTGGAGACGACTCTGTTGGAACCGATATTAAACCCGAGCGCCTAAAGGATTACTCCCCTGATTGGCAGTGCAATGATTGCAGCTCTGTTGAGAGCAAAATACATCGCCTGGTGGCATGGCGACCTTACACTCAGCAAACGCCCCTCCCTGCATACGAAGATGTCAGTGAAGATCAGAGAGAATATCTTGTCAAGTGGCACGAGGCTTCATTTGCGCATTGCTCATGGGTCTCTGGATCATGGTTATTTGGTGTTGCCGCCGGCACTATGCGGACCTCGTTTGCAAAACGCGCAGCTGAGCAGAATCTTCTTAAATTTAGCAGTGATGAAGCTATTCCAGACGAATTCATCACTCCCGATCTCATTTTCGACGTCAAATTAGCCAGCTCGGGTTCTCGAAACAgatcaaaagaagaggatcttGCCAATATCTCTCAAGTCAAGAGTATACTAGTCAAGTTCCACGGCCTTGGCTATGATGATGTTGTATGGGATTCTCCGCCTAGTCAAGATAAACCTCGGCTTTACAGCGCCTTTGTAGAAGCATATCGCGGATACATAGAGGGCAAACACTTTCGTAACGAGCCTTCTTCAAAGATCAGAGAACGTATCAGAGAGTATAAGAATAGCCCATTCAAAGAAGTGGACACGCAGCCTGTTGGCCTTAAACGAGGAAAGCTCATGGGCTACCAGATTGAAGGCCTCaactggctgctgcagaactTTCACCAAAGCCGAAGCATTGTCCTTGCAGATGAAATGGGACTGGGTAAGACAGTCCAGGTTGTTGGTCTTGTAACTTCCTTAATTCAAGATACACCAAGG TGCTGGCCCTTTCTCATCGTGGTTCCGAATGCCACCTGCTCCAACTGGCGTCGAGAGTTCAAGCAATGGGCCCCAGGTGTCAGAGTCGTCGCTTATTACGGAGGCAGGGAACCTCAAGATATTGCCTACAAATATGAGCTGTTTCCAAATGGCAATACCGAAATGAAGGCTCAAGTTGTCATCATGTCTTATGACTCCGCGCAGGATCCACGAACGGTATCACTTTTCAAGTCCGCCAATTGGGCGGGTCTGGTTGTGGATGAAGGCCAGCGGCTGAAAAATGATCAAAATCTTCTTTACACTGCCTTGAAGTCCATGAAAATACCTTTCCGGCTGCTTCTTACCGGTACACCGCTGCAGAATAACAAAAGAGAGCTGTTTAACCTTTTACAGTTCATCGACGAAAAACAAAATGCAGAAAAACTGGACGAAGAATATGCAATCCTAGACAAAGATACTCTTCCCAAGCTGCACGAAAAGATCCGGCCGTATTTCTTGCGCAGAACAAAGCTTGGCGTCCTCAAGTTTCTTCCCCCTATGGCACAGATTATCCTACCTGTTACTATGACGGTTATCCAAGAAAAGCTCTCAAAGAGTATCATGGCAAAGAATCCCCAGCTCATTCGAGCTGTGTTTGCAAACAGTAAAATGAACGCAAAAGATCGTGGCAGCTTGAACAATATCTTGATGCAGCTGCGCAAATGCTTATGCCATCCGTTCATGTATTCCGAAGCTATTGAGGAGCGTCACCACGACCCAATGGTACTTCATCGCAATTTGGTAGAGGCATCAGCCAAGCTTCTGCTGTTGGAAATCATGTTGCCCAAATTAAAGGAACGGGGTCACCGTGTCCTGATATTTAGCCAATTCCTGCAACAACTTGACATAATCGAAGATTTTCTTAATGGGGTTGGTTATGGATATCGTCGCCTGGATGGATCAATTTCCagcttggagaagcagcgacGTATTGACGCCTTTAACGAGCCAGGCTCTGAACtgtttgcctttttgttATCGACCAgagctggtggtgttggAATCAATCTCGCAACGGCAGATACTGTCATTATAATGGACCCTGATTTCAATCCCCATCAGGACATCCAAGCTCTATCTCGTGCTCATCGTATTGGCCAGAAGAACAAGGTCTTGTGTTTTCAGCTCATGACTAAAGATTCGGTCGAAGAGCGAATAATGGAAATTGGGCGCAAGAAAATGGCACTGGATCATGCACTCATTGAGAGTatggacgacgaggaacTGGAGGGTGCTGACTTGGAATCGATATTGAAACATGGTGCTCAAGCGTTATTTGACGAAGGATATGAAAAGACTGCTATCCAATACGATTCAGCATCTGTTGATAAGCTCTTGGATCGTTCTCAAATGGAGAAGACCGCGGCAAACGATGACAACTCTGCCGAAAGCCAGTTTAACTTTGCTCGTGTATGGGCCAACGACAAGGGTGGCTTTGAGGAGAGAACAGATACTGGCGAAGAACTAGCACCAGAACCTATCAGTTCTAGCGTCTGGGACCGAATTCTTGCTgaaagagaggaggaagccaGGCGGGAGGCAGAGGCCAATAAAGAAGTCCTAGGGCGTGGCGCGAGACGTCGAATG GCCGTGAATTACGGAGCCAAAGGCACCGAGCAATTTGTGGCTGGCGATGTGGGTGCTGATTCTTCGGACTCATCTGACGACTTTGATGTTGCAAATGCTCCCGAAGAGTCTGATGACGATGTAGATTTAGATGCGTCAACAGGAG CCGAGCGAGAAGTCGAATTTTTATCGATGCAAAAAGTCGGTTCCAAAAAGGGCCGAGGCCTTGCCTTTGCTACCCAACCGCTCATGACTACCCAGCCGCTCATGAATGTGCCACCAGCGGCGCCAATACCAGGCGTAGGTGCGCCTATACAGATGCAGATGGGCCCTCGTAAGAGAGGCAGACCCCGAAAGTCACTTGTCGACCCCAACGGCAATGTTATAAATAATGGCCCAGCAATAAAGCATGGCCCAGCAATTAAGCAGTCTGCTACCCCTGCCTTGGCTTATAAAACAGGCTACGGCAATGGCAGTGAAGTTACAGGCGAAGAGGCCAGGCGCCAACAAACTCGCCAACACTACGAGCAGTATATCGCTTATCGCGGTCGAGGACCCCCCATCCAAGCGCAAGCGCAAACGCAAACGCAAGCGCCCACTGGGTTTGAATATGTGTCTCGCCTCACCTCTGAGGCGCAAGTCCGTGTGGCCTTGGATTACGTTGCACACACCCAGGGCAATGTGTCAATGAAAGAGCGACACATTGCTGCATTGTTTCACAGATTAGAAGAGGTGCGGATACAAGGCGGGATTGCGCAGAGTTGA